From one Streptomyces sp. R41 genomic stretch:
- a CDS encoding ABC transporter ATP-binding protein, with translation MFRRARRTHESGPAPEALRLVKVSKTFGVEESAVTALDGVTLSLARGSFTAVMGPSGSGKSTLLQCAAGLDRPDSGIVMVDGAEMTGGGEAELTKFRRSRIGFVFQQYNLLPTLTVAQNTVLPLRLAHRRVDRARAREILTAVGLGDRLGHLPDQLSGGQRQRVAIARALVTEPRVIFADEPTGALDTRSARDVLRLLQEAVRVHGRTVVMVTHDPVAASYADSVVFLADGRLAGGLHAPTVDAVAERLAHLGDDALMGV, from the coding sequence ATGTTTCGCCGAGCGCGACGTACGCACGAATCGGGACCCGCCCCGGAGGCTCTGCGGCTGGTCAAGGTCAGCAAGACGTTCGGGGTCGAGGAGAGTGCCGTGACGGCCCTGGACGGGGTGACGCTCAGCCTGGCGCGGGGCTCGTTCACCGCGGTGATGGGGCCCTCGGGGTCCGGCAAGTCCACGCTGCTGCAGTGCGCGGCCGGGCTCGATCGGCCCGACAGCGGCATCGTGATGGTGGACGGCGCGGAGATGACGGGCGGTGGCGAGGCCGAACTGACGAAGTTCCGGCGCAGTCGGATCGGCTTCGTGTTCCAGCAGTACAACCTGCTGCCGACGCTGACCGTCGCCCAGAACACGGTCCTGCCGCTCAGGCTCGCCCACCGGCGTGTCGACCGTGCGCGGGCCCGGGAGATCCTGACGGCGGTCGGTCTCGGCGACCGGCTCGGCCATCTGCCCGACCAGCTCTCCGGAGGACAGCGGCAGCGCGTGGCGATCGCCCGTGCGCTGGTCACCGAGCCTCGGGTGATCTTCGCGGACGAGCCGACCGGCGCGCTGGACACGCGCAGTGCGCGGGATGTGCTGCGTCTGCTCCAGGAGGCGGTACGGGTGCACGGCAGGACCGTGGTGATGGTGACGCACGACCCGGTCGCCGCCTCCTACGCCGACTCCGTCGTGTTCCTCGCGGACGGACGGCTGGCGGGCGGGTTGCACGCGCCGACGGTTGACGCCGTGGCCGAGCGTCTGGCGCACCTGGGCGACGACGCGTTGATGGGGGTGTGA